One window of Triticum dicoccoides isolate Atlit2015 ecotype Zavitan chromosome 5A, WEW_v2.0, whole genome shotgun sequence genomic DNA carries:
- the LOC119298593 gene encoding cytochrome P450 71A1-like: MEDGSTRERPAMEDAVLLFLLPVATILCCTLLLRAARSHHSKSAPPPSPWRLPLVGNLHQLAGGRLPHRTLAALAAAHGPVMLLRLGQVPAVVVSSAGAAREVMLAQDHVFATRPSLAIPSKLFYGCTDVAFAPHGPYWLRARKTCVLHLLSPARVRAYRAVREDEVGALLDKVRRQARVVPLSELLAVFAKNVIGRIVFGASAATRADGWGAKVDALLEEGNALLGTLHVGDYFPSLAWVGALDGTDTKVGKAFDRIDAVLEEIVDAAESRMGGVHGGDALGRHDSTFVDVLLSLGNNTSGTGTGGASTERRFTRDNVKGLLANLFGAGADSTIIVLEWAMAELLRNKEAMEKLQDELRSRSVSTNSDMITEEDLQGMVYLKAVMKETMRLHPPGPLLIPREAMEQTRIQQYDVPSKTMVIVNAWAIGRDPGSWESPEEFRPERFLGTGGEVDFRGRHFQLVPFGSGRRVCPGINFTMSIVEIAIANLVGRFDWALPEGGTEEVVDMEEAPGITSRKRVPLHVLAAPWALT, from the exons ATGGAAGACGGGTCCACGAGAGAGCGGCcggccatggaagacgccgtcctcctcttcctcctccccgtggCCACCATCCTGTGCTGCACGCTACTCCTCCGTGCTGCTCGCTCCCATCACTCCAAGTCCGCCCCGCCGCCTTCCCCGTGGCGGCTCCCGCTCGTGGGCAACCTGCACCAGCTCGCGGgcggccgcctcccgcaccgcacgctggccgccctcgccgccgcgcACGGCCCCGTCATGCTCCTCCGCCTCGGCCAGGTCCCGGCCGTCGTCGTGTCCTCGGCCGGCGCCGCGCGGGAGGTGATGCTGGCGCAGGACCACGTCTTCGCCACCCGCCCCTCGCTCGCCATCCCCTCCAAGCTCTTCTACGGCTGCACCGACGTCGCCTTCGCCCCGCACGGCCCCTACTGGCTGCGCGCCCGCAAGACCTGCGTGCTCCACCTCCTCAGCCCCGCCAGGGTGCGCGCCTACCGCGCCGTCCGGGAGGACGAGGTGGGCGCGCTCCTGGACAAGGTCCGGCGGCAGGCGCGCGTCGTGCCCCTGAGCGAGCTCCTGGCCGTGTTCGCCAAGAACGTGATCGGGCGGATCGTGTTCGGGGCGAGCGCCGCCACGCGCGCCGACGGGTGGGGCGCCAAGGTggacgcgctgctggaggagggcaACGCGCTGCTCGGCACGCTCCACGTCGGCGACTACTTCCCTAGCCTGGCGTGGGTAGGCGCCCTGGACGGCACCGACACCAAGGTCGGCAAGGCGTTCGACAGGATCGACGCCGTCCTCGAGGAGATCGTCGACGCCGCGGAGAGTCGCATGGGCGGAGTCCACGGAGGCGACGCGCTGGGGCGGCACGACAGCACCTTCGTCGACGTGCTGCTGTCCCTCGGCAACAACACCTCCGGCACCGGCACCGGCGGCGCGTCCACGGAGCGGCGATTCACGAGGGACAACGTGAAGGGGCTCCTAGCG AATCTGTTCGGGGCAGGGGCAGACTCCACCATCATCGTGCTCGAATGGGCCATGGCAGAGCTGCTCCGCAACAAGGAGGCCATGGAAAAGCTACAAGACGAGCTAAGGAGTAGATCCGTAAGCACCAACTCCGATATGATCACCGAAGAAGATTTACAGGGGATGGTCTACCTGAAAGCGGTGATGAAGGAGACGATGCGGCTGCACCCTCCGGGGCCGCTGCTGATCCCCCGCGAGGCCATGGAGCAGACGAGGATCCAGCAGTACGACGTGCCGAGCAAGACCATGGTGATCGTGAACGCCTGGGCCATCGGAAGGGACCCGGGCAGCTGGGAGTCTCCGGAGGAGTTCCGGCCGGAGAGGTTTCTCGGCACCGGCGGCGAGGTGGACTTCCGGGGCCGGCATTTCCAGCTCGTACCGTTCGGTTCCGGGAGGAGGGTGTGCCCGGGGATCAACTTCACCATGTCCATCGTGGAGATCGCGATTGCCAACCTCGTCGGCCGGTTCGACTGGGCGCTGCCGGAGGGCGGGACGGAGGAGGtggtggacatggaggaggcgcctGGGATCACCTCGCGGAAGAGGGTTCCGCTTCACGTCCTGGCTGCACCGTGGGCATTGACGTGA